The nucleotide window tcctccccagcatGAGGTGGGCAGAGCTCTGTGCACTGGGGCTGGGCGAACTGCTGATCCCCCAGCTGAGCCTTGCTGGCACAGCTGTGTGTTGGGACAAGCGTGGGTAGGACTGTCTGCTGACAGCTTTATGTGCTCTAACGGTATTTTTACATCCTCTCCTTATCTGTGAACTCTGGCGTTGTTGCACTAGACCCAAGGAGTTGTCTCCTGGCAGTCCCTAACCAGAGCTTAGTACAATTAAACAGGGGGGTATAAAAATACGAGTTAGTTGTGACTGGATGGTGTGAGTTCTCCAAGTTATGCTTGTCTGGAACTTGTCTGGTAGGTGTGATCTGGGAGTGCTGGATTTGCTGTCTATTAAAAGCTCTAATATAAGCTGCTCGATAACTGTAAGGCAATATTTATGCATGTGAATGCAGGTAAACCTGGATCCAAAATTCAGAGCACCCCAACAAAGGCTGGGGGGGATCGCTACATTCCCAACCGCAGCACTATGCAGATGGAGATGGCCAATTTCCTCCTAACCAAAGAGAATGACCCTGCTGAGGAGTCCCCTACCAAAAAGGTGAGCGTGTTGCTAAGTTACAATTACTACAATGATCACTACCAAACACCTAATCCTTCTTGGCCTTTTTACAGAGAAGCAAACTGTTAGTTCTATCAAGTGGGTACGTGGGGCTGACAGCCCCAGCCATCACTGCTTCCAGCTCTGGGCTTCAGGAGCCCAGGACGTTGTGGAAGCTGTAGAGCCTGCAGTTGGAACAGGTACACAGCTGCTCCACAGGAACCTGAGCATAGCTGCTCTGTGGGATTGTTTCCCTAGGtacagggaagagcagagcctTACACCTCTGCTTCCACTCACTCTagcctgtgctgcttctggtaGCAAAATTCAACTTTGGGCTAGTGAGGCTTTAAAATATAGCAGGCCACAGAGATGCAAAGCTGTGAGCCTGTGCACAGTGAAACTGCTGGTGGTAGCTATTCTAGGACAATGTCTACATGGGGAGCTATTCTGGAATGTGTACACTGTGTTCTGAAATCTGTTTATGAAGCATTTGGTCCCTTGTAGCTGTGGCTTTCCCCACTGGCAATGAGACACTGAACTTGCCACTCTTCTGTATGAAAATGTGAGCAGGACAGTGTGCCAATGTCTGAAGAAAAACTACTTTGACCTGCCTGTCTGTAGCTGACTCCCACACACAGCTGTACACCTGATTCTAGGAGAAGGGGGCTTAGGTAcatgctctgccagctgcagttTTAAGTGCAGCATGGGCTTTGTGTTTCAAATGCATTTCACTGAGGGTAGTTTCTCTCTGTAGGAGCAACAGAAAGCCTGGGCAGTGAATCTGAATGGCTTTGATATAGAAGAGGCAAAGATCCTCCGCCTCAGTGGAAAGCCACAGAATGCTCCAGAAGGTATGATACAGGGTCTGTGTAAGTTGACTCAGCTGGAGAGATCTGGGCAGGGGAACAGCAACACAGAGGCCCTGTGTGCAGAGACGGGAGAGGTCAACTGGCTTCTCAGAGCTCCTATGCACACTGGAGTCTCCCTCCTTAGGGTTCCTGAGGTTGAGGGGCTGCGTAACAGCTACAGtgaatttatttacaaaagTTGAAATGACTGCCAGTTGCTCACTTGTACTGCAGGTGGCTAACCTTCCTGAGGTCTGCAAAAGCTTCAAACTCTCTCCTGTGCACTTGTAGCTTAACGGTCACTAAACATAGTGGCATACAGAAAATCAAGTGCTTGTCAGTTAAACTTGTTCCTGTGAATTAGGGAATCGGAGCTCAGCCTGGTTCAGCAGTTCATACCGCCAGTGATGTTAGCACACTGTACTCTTCTGAGTGTATCTCTTCTCTGAGGACTTCATTTTCCCTGGAAGGGATTTGTGTTTGGGTGAGCAGTCCTCAGCTGGGAGGAAACAGTAACTCAGGTTAacaaatctgttcctctgcacaCAGGCTATCAGAATAACCTGAAAGTGCTCTACAGTCAGAAAATGACACCTGGATCCAGCAGGAAGAATGGCAGATACATTCCCTCAATGCCAGACCGGATCCTGGATGCACCGGAGATCCGCAATGACTATTGTAAGTAGGCTGTAATGTTGAGTGCTGGGCATTGAGATCATTCTGCACTGGAGTGCAGCTCTTAGGACAGTGTAACTGGGCTCTTTCAGTATCTTAAGCACCCAGGCTGGCATGGCCCACTTCTGGAGTGTCCCTGTGTGGCCTGAGAGGAACAGTGCTATGTATGTGACTGGGATTAAGGCTACCTGACCCCACCAGCTGGGTATGGTGACACCCAGAAGGCTGCCCCTTATCtgttgtgtgtatgtgtgtgtgcacataccTGGTGCAAGTGGAAGATCTGCCATCAGCACTGGTGAAGGGCAGGGCTCCCCAGGTAAGCGCAGTGTGACCTGCATTGCTCTTCCAAATTGTAGATCTGAATCTCATTGACTGGAGCTCTCAGAACTTCCTGGCAGTGGCTCTGGACAACTCTGTCTATCTGTGGAATCACACCTCTGGGGAGATtatccagctgctgcagatggaGCATCCAGATGATTATGTTTCCTCTGTGTCATGGATTAAAGAAGGAAACTACCTTGCTGTTGGCACAAGTAATGCTGAGGTCCAGGTGAGTGCAGGAGTAAAACTAGAGGTGTTGTCTAGGGATTGCTGGAGGGTCTTGGGACAAAGACTTGGCTAGCACAAGAAGGATGCACTGCACCCTGACTCATCTTGACTGGTGTGGTGTGGAAATGTCCACAGCCAGTGACCAGCTGCAGCATGCAAGGCGGAGTTTGGCATTGGAGTTTTCTGATGCCTGGAGTTACCTTCTGTTCTGTAGGCATGAGATACAAGTTGATCTCTGCTCCCACACTGACAAGGTTGAGTGACAAAGCCTGTGCAGTGAGGTTCCTAGGGCAAAGCAACAGGGCTGGGTTTCCTCATCTTCTGGAGAACTTATTGCTCTGTCTCTCTAGCTATGGGACATACAGCACCAGAAACGTCTCCGAAATATGATCAGCCATTCTTCCCGTGTGGGGTCCCTCAGCTGGAACAGCTACATCCTCTCCAGGTAAAGCAGTGGGTGGGGGTGGGTGAAGGGCAGTGTACAGCTGTTGCAGATTCCTACCCTAGATCTGTGAGCAGTGCAGGTTAGGAATGGCAGAGAGGAGTTTCTGTCCTGGCTTGGGATTCTTACTCAGCCAGTTCTGCTGAGACCGTGGGGAGAAggcctctctttctctcttgccCGTTGCTGAAATTGTGaagagctgctgtggctgcttcGCTCACACCAACAGGCCAGAGATGCTGGTAACATGGGTTGAAACCCAGTGGCAGGTACAGCAGCCTTGCAACAGCACGAAAATGGATTTTGGTGAAAACATGTGCCATCCTGACCCTGCAAGCCTTCTCTCTGCAGCGGGGCACGGGCTGGCCACATCCACCACCATGATGTCAGAGTGGCTGAGCATCATGTGGCCACACTTGCTGGCCACACGCAGGAGGTGTGTGGACTCAAGTGGTCTCTAGATGGCCGCTACCTGGCCAGTGGTGGCAATGACAACCTGGTGAACATCTGGCCATGCACCCAGGGGGACAGTGGAGACTTTGCTCCTGTACAGACCTTCACTCAGCACCAGGGTGCTGTCAAGGTGAgtgcagggctgctgtgggCACATGTCTGTGTGCAAGGCAGACATGCAGCACTGGCTGTGCACAGGTTGCTTCTTGCATGTCTTAGAATTAACCCCTTTCTCTCAGGCTGTGGCATGGTGTCCGTGGCAGTCAAATGTTCTAGCCACTGGAGGTGGGACTAGCGACAGACATATCCGCATCTGGAATGTGTGTTCTGGCACCTGCCTCAGTGCTGTTGATGCCCATTCCCAGGTAAGACATGAACATCAGTTTGAAGATAAACACCTTCTGGCAGGAGACCTATAcagagctgctggctcctgAGGCCCAGAGGCATGGGAAAGCAGGGGGACCATGTTCATCTCTGAGTGGTGAGCATCAGCACAAGCAACTTGTCTTACCTGCATTACTGCCTCTTCCCAGGTCTGTTCTATCCTGTGGTCAACAAACTACAAGGAGTTCATTTCAGGCCATGGCTTTGCACAGAATCAACTGGTTATATGGAAGTATCCAACGATGGCCAAGGTCACTGAGCTGCGAGGTAGGCTGGGCCCTttgcctggggaagggagggctgCTAGAGGCTGAAGGCAGATGTAATCCTTGGTTTGAGCAGACTGGTGGTCTAGCCTGGAGCATCACAGATGCAGAGTGGTGCCAGGGGGCATGCTGCTAGAGGGAGGCACTCCTGTGGGCTGCTGAAGAGACACTGTTGCTCCAAATGCATGCCGAGGGTGTGAATTCATGCTGCTGCAGTAGGGTGTGGGGACAGCTGTGCAAGCTGGTGGGGCTCATGGGGCATACAGGAGTAAATGTGACCATTGTGGTCGACCCAGAGGGACCAGGACATGTGACCAGCCCTGActgcccacctcctcctcaGGTCACACTGCCAGAGTCTTGAACCTTACTATGAGCCCTGATGGTGCAACAGTggcctctgcagctgctgatgAAACGCTGCGGCTCTGGCGCTGTTTTGAAATGGACCCCAtaaagaagaaggagaaagagaaggcaaacaGTGCCAAAAGCAGCATCATTCACCAGGGCATCCGATGAGTGCACAGGGTTgttgtggggagggggaaatttTGGCTTACACActgtacagtattttaaatgttaataaactGCTTtaacttgactttttttctttatggagtCTGATGGAAGAAAAGGCCATGGCTCACAGACCCAAGCCCCTCCTCCCTAAGGTTTGAGATCTGGGCAAGTGGTGGAGCTCTTGTTCTTTAGGGCCAGTGGGCAGGCAGCCTGAGCCTAGCACAGCCCTGAAGTcctgggagaaggaggatgcTGTACAATGGCTGTACTTGTATATCTGTCCCAGCTAAGGCAATGCAGGTGTGTCACCTGCCTCACCACAGGTGGAAGCTGTAGCCTGGGTGTCTTCCTAGCCCTCCATCCCTGACTGGAGTGTGTCAAAACTGACACTTCCCAGGGCTCCAGCCCTGTGATAGGGCTAAAAGGAAGAACCCCTGACTTGCTTCCGCTTCCACAGAGTAGTGAACCAGCTCTGAACTGGCCCCTGCCTAAGGCAGGGccctctgcccagctgctgcctgctttggtGCCAGCTGTGGTGGGGAGGAGCAAGGCTCAACTGAAAGCACAGTATGAGCACAGTATGTCTGTGGCCCCAGTTTATGCTGTGTCCTTACTGTGCCTCTGCAGGCACCTACCTGCAGTGATAACCTGTCCCAGAGCAATCTGTGGCCTTGTTCTTGGCAGTCTGAGCTGTAGTGGTGCCTGCATGCATCAGTTAAGTCTTGTTCTGCTACATGCAgcctctgtgctgcagccaaTGCTGCCTGGTCTTACAGTGCTGGAGTAGAATAGCCACTTTTGCACTGAGTTTAGTACTGAATTTAAGAGCCAAATGCTATTGGAAAAAAAGTGGGGGCAGGGGCTGGAAACATACAGCAACAGCTGTAATCACCCCAAAGGCCAGAAAGGGGGTGGCAATGGCATGAAGACTGATGCAGAACAAAAGGTTAGTTTACATTGCCACAGCCAGCTTAGACATCATGCAAGACACTCCTAAAGCACCATAAACCCAGTGCACAGCTCTTTAGTCCTATATTCTTCCAGCAGCCCTGATCTCCCTCCTGGTCCTAAGCTTGAGGTTGCACACAGGAATGCAGGCAGCAAGGCTCAGCTGACATTTGGTAGAGCTTGACTCCCCAGCActtggaaaaatgcatttttttccaggctcaGTTATGCTGGTGCAAGTTGCAGGGAGCATATTTGAGCCTTTACCTAAGCAAGagccagcacagccacagcagccatGCTGCTCTGCCTATTTGAGCCATGCTGTCTGAGGTTGTGGGGCTGCACCAGAACCACCAAGCCTGTCCTTCAGCTGCACCAGCAGAGCCCAGGGGCTGCACAGCT belongs to Aquila chrysaetos chrysaetos chromosome 12, bAquChr1.4, whole genome shotgun sequence and includes:
- the CDC20 gene encoding cell division cycle protein 20 homolog isoform X1; translated protein: MLRRRRAMWASIVEWWAMAQFVFEADLHGLLKLDTPIPNAPPARWQRKAKDTGVPGPSPAAGLSPMKPANRSHSSSKTPSRTPGKPGSKIQSTPTKAGGDRYIPNRSTMQMEMANFLLTKENDPAEESPTKKEQQKAWAVNLNGFDIEEAKILRLSGKPQNAPEGYQNNLKVLYSQKMTPGSSRKNGRYIPSMPDRILDAPEIRNDYYLNLIDWSSQNFLAVALDNSVYLWNHTSGEIIQLLQMEHPDDYVSSVSWIKEGNYLAVGTSNAEVQLWDIQHQKRLRNMISHSSRVGSLSWNSYILSSGARAGHIHHHDVRVAEHHVATLAGHTQEVCGLKWSLDGRYLASGGNDNLVNIWPCTQGDSGDFAPVQTFTQHQGAVKAVAWCPWQSNVLATGGGTSDRHIRIWNVCSGTCLSAVDAHSQVCSILWSTNYKEFISGHGFAQNQLVIWKYPTMAKVTELRGHTARVLNLTMSPDGATVASAAADETLRLWRCFEMDPIKKKEKEKANSAKSSIIHQGIR
- the CDC20 gene encoding cell division cycle protein 20 homolog isoform X2, giving the protein MAQFVFEADLHGLLKLDTPIPNAPPARWQRKAKDTGVPGPSPAAGLSPMKPANRSHSSSKTPSRTPGKPGSKIQSTPTKAGGDRYIPNRSTMQMEMANFLLTKENDPAEESPTKKEQQKAWAVNLNGFDIEEAKILRLSGKPQNAPEGYQNNLKVLYSQKMTPGSSRKNGRYIPSMPDRILDAPEIRNDYYLNLIDWSSQNFLAVALDNSVYLWNHTSGEIIQLLQMEHPDDYVSSVSWIKEGNYLAVGTSNAEVQLWDIQHQKRLRNMISHSSRVGSLSWNSYILSSGARAGHIHHHDVRVAEHHVATLAGHTQEVCGLKWSLDGRYLASGGNDNLVNIWPCTQGDSGDFAPVQTFTQHQGAVKAVAWCPWQSNVLATGGGTSDRHIRIWNVCSGTCLSAVDAHSQVCSILWSTNYKEFISGHGFAQNQLVIWKYPTMAKVTELRGHTARVLNLTMSPDGATVASAAADETLRLWRCFEMDPIKKKEKEKANSAKSSIIHQGIR